The segment AGCTGTCTGCCTTCCATCTCAAACTGGTTGAGGGCGGCAATGGCAGCTGCGGCCTGCTCATCGGTAGCCATTTCCACAAAGGCAAATCCCCGAGAACGCTCGGTAAACTTGTCTTTGATTATCTCAACCGAAGTTACCTCGCCAT is part of the candidate division WOR-3 bacterium genome and harbors:
- a CDS encoding RNA-binding protein, with the protein product GEVTSVEIIKDKFTERSRGFAFVEMATDEQAAAAIAALNQFEMEGRQLTVNEARARTERPPRGGSR